In Paenibacillus sp. FSL R7-0345, a single window of DNA contains:
- a CDS encoding sugar phosphate isomerase/epimerase, producing MKLSVFYEHIRDAAGQSGLSLEEVCTLVKGFGIDALEMDANRFKAEEASILPLLEKTGLTVSCMYGFFDFGHISSSEVKKEQITAFLSMASRAGASRVLVIPGFLGEHEQDPASGEYQQSVRLMKDAVAAMCAYAKPLEIMVGMEDFDDARAPFATTAQLLSFIEEIPELSCFFDTGNFLYSGEDVLEAYARCRPHIGYVHCKDRTFEIHVGEEPKLTVDGRAMYAIPAGSGCIPMRELVTELLNSGYDDTFVIEHFGAQDQLAFMKQSAEWLLGLRKEVLGG from the coding sequence ATGAAACTATCTGTATTCTATGAACATATCCGTGACGCTGCCGGACAGAGCGGCTTAAGCCTGGAAGAAGTCTGCACACTCGTTAAAGGCTTCGGCATTGACGCGCTGGAGATGGACGCAAACCGTTTCAAGGCAGAGGAAGCATCTATCCTGCCGCTGCTGGAGAAGACCGGGCTAACGGTTAGCTGCATGTACGGCTTCTTTGATTTTGGACACATTAGCAGCAGTGAAGTGAAGAAGGAGCAGATTACCGCCTTTCTGTCCATGGCCAGCCGGGCCGGGGCTTCGCGTGTGCTGGTTATTCCGGGCTTTCTCGGGGAGCATGAACAGGACCCGGCTTCCGGGGAATATCAGCAAAGTGTGCGGTTAATGAAGGACGCCGTAGCTGCTATGTGCGCATATGCCAAGCCGCTGGAGATCATGGTCGGAATGGAGGATTTTGATGATGCCAGGGCACCGTTTGCCACAACAGCGCAGCTGCTGTCTTTTATTGAAGAAATCCCGGAGCTGTCCTGCTTCTTTGATACCGGTAATTTTCTGTACAGCGGAGAAGATGTTCTGGAAGCCTACGCCCGCTGCAGACCTCATATCGGCTACGTCCACTGCAAAGACCGGACGTTTGAAATCCACGTCGGTGAGGAGCCTAAGCTGACGGTTGACGGCCGTGCTATGTATGCTATCCCTGCCGGGAGCGGCTGCATTCCAATGCGGGAGCTTGTAACGGAGCTGCTGAACAGCGGTTATGATGACACCTTCGTCATCGAGCATTTCGGGGCGCAGGATCAGCTGGCGTTCATGAAGCAATCGGCAGAGTGGCTGCTGGGACTGAGAAAAGAAGTGCTCGGCGGATAG
- a CDS encoding SGNH/GDSL hydrolase family protein, translating into MSDSISSTDSYTTGNGPRAPKDPAERRNGFFVLFEAQVEATARPSGKPSQEVYLEGSYLIDKAKYIGGVEDEHMLSLLGTCAGFRKLVHSIGISVKAEDSRGGISFLLQNWGKSDKFTSGTCLRVPCPADGTELILQLDQIEWSADDDVPGKFAFEFEETGSLAVASIIFYLNDGYTAPELTPETPVAFGSEPYREMVARSLMHPGNNVRLKAAIDKASRGEDVTIAYIGGSITQGAGAKPIHSECYAYQSYLGFKALFGKDGGGNVHFIKAGVGGTPSELGIVRYERDVLRDGAVQPDIVIVEFAVNDAGDETRGNCYESLCLKILSAANRPAVVLLFSVFVNDWNLQDRLSPVGLRYNLPMVSIKDAVTEQFKLTKAGGNIISKRQFFYDIYHPTGDGHRVMADCLIHLFDRTAEAPADADDVDLTVPPAIGNDFTAITLLDRSHTLSNVRIEPGSFTGTDTDLQMVELDDNPHGTPEFPYNWMRPEGAGPEPFKLTITSKILILVFKDSGSASFGTAEIRVDGRPVLTADPHENNWTHCNAVLLYQQDTAGEHTVEIAMAGGDQDKCFTILGFGYC; encoded by the coding sequence ATGTCAGATTCAATAAGCTCAACCGACAGCTACACCACCGGCAACGGCCCCAGAGCTCCTAAAGACCCTGCTGAGCGCAGAAACGGATTTTTTGTGCTGTTTGAAGCGCAAGTTGAAGCAACCGCGCGCCCTTCGGGCAAGCCTTCACAGGAGGTTTATCTGGAGGGCAGCTATCTGATTGATAAGGCCAAATATATCGGCGGGGTTGAGGATGAGCACATGCTGTCCCTGCTTGGAACCTGTGCGGGATTCCGCAAGCTCGTCCATAGCATCGGAATATCTGTAAAAGCGGAGGATAGCCGGGGCGGGATCTCATTTCTGCTGCAGAACTGGGGAAAATCAGACAAATTCACATCCGGCACCTGTCTCCGGGTCCCCTGTCCGGCGGACGGGACTGAGCTTATTTTGCAGCTGGATCAGATTGAATGGTCTGCAGACGATGACGTTCCCGGCAAATTTGCTTTTGAGTTTGAAGAGACTGGCAGCCTGGCGGTGGCGAGTATTATTTTTTATCTGAATGACGGGTATACGGCACCTGAGCTGACGCCGGAAACCCCGGTAGCCTTCGGTTCGGAGCCGTACCGGGAGATGGTAGCGCGCTCCCTGATGCATCCGGGGAACAATGTGCGGCTGAAAGCCGCCATAGACAAAGCCTCCCGCGGAGAAGATGTTACCATTGCCTATATAGGAGGCTCCATTACCCAGGGTGCGGGGGCCAAACCGATCCATAGTGAATGTTATGCCTATCAGTCCTATCTGGGATTCAAAGCGCTGTTTGGTAAAGACGGAGGCGGGAATGTTCATTTTATCAAAGCCGGAGTTGGCGGCACCCCGTCCGAACTTGGTATTGTCCGCTATGAACGCGATGTGCTCAGGGACGGTGCGGTCCAGCCGGATATTGTCATTGTCGAGTTCGCCGTCAACGACGCCGGGGATGAAACCAGGGGTAACTGCTACGAAAGCCTGTGTCTGAAAATCTTGTCTGCCGCTAACCGGCCTGCGGTCGTGCTGCTGTTCAGCGTTTTTGTGAATGACTGGAATCTTCAGGACCGCCTCTCTCCTGTAGGGCTCCGCTACAACCTCCCGATGGTCAGCATCAAGGATGCGGTAACAGAACAGTTCAAGCTGACCAAAGCCGGTGGAAATATCATCTCCAAACGACAGTTTTTCTACGATATTTATCATCCTACGGGAGACGGGCACCGGGTCATGGCGGATTGCCTGATTCATCTCTTCGACCGGACTGCTGAAGCACCGGCGGATGCTGACGATGTTGACCTTACAGTGCCGCCGGCCATCGGGAATGACTTTACGGCGATCACCCTGCTGGACCGCTCGCACACCCTAAGCAATGTGCGGATCGAACCGGGCAGCTTCACAGGGACGGATACGGACCTGCAGATGGTAGAGCTGGATGACAATCCGCACGGGACGCCGGAGTTCCCTTATAACTGGATGCGTCCGGAGGGAGCCGGGCCTGAGCCTTTTAAGCTGACAATAACCAGTAAAATCCTCATTCTGGTATTCAAAGATTCCGGCAGCGCAAGCTTCGGCACAGCCGAAATCCGCGTGGACGGCAGGCCCGTGCTCACCGCTGATCCGCATGAGAACAACTGGACCCACTGCAATGCCGTCCTTTTGTACCAGCAAGATACGGCCGGGGAGCATACGGTGGAAATCGCCATGGCCGGCGGCGATCAGGACAAGTGCTTTACGATACTAGGGTTTGGGTATTGCTGA
- a CDS encoding TetR family transcriptional regulator C-terminal domain-containing protein: protein MPKIVDHSERKSHIAEATWRVILKEGMKGATVRRIAQEAGVSLGALRHYFTTQHELLAFAMKLVSDRANARIKGVVALGLPPKELVTRVLMELLPLDENSMAEMEVWFAFVFHLKYADEDYGGLNDGIYPGIVNLLGHLEKEGLLRERLDMNNEAERLYALLDGLALHALLEPGRLDRERILRVLHSHMDSICRE from the coding sequence ATGCCAAAAATAGTAGATCATTCTGAGCGGAAATCACATATTGCCGAAGCTACCTGGCGTGTCATCCTGAAGGAGGGCATGAAGGGGGCGACGGTACGCAGAATCGCGCAGGAGGCCGGCGTTTCGCTGGGAGCCCTGCGGCATTATTTCACTACACAGCACGAGCTGCTTGCTTTTGCCATGAAGCTTGTCAGCGACCGGGCCAATGCCCGGATCAAAGGGGTTGTTGCACTCGGCCTACCGCCGAAAGAGCTGGTAACCAGGGTACTTATGGAGTTGCTTCCTTTAGATGAAAATTCAATGGCGGAAATGGAGGTCTGGTTCGCGTTTGTGTTTCACCTTAAGTATGCGGATGAGGATTACGGCGGACTGAACGATGGCATCTACCCGGGGATTGTCAATCTGCTTGGCCATCTGGAGAAGGAAGGACTGCTGCGGGAGAGGCTGGATATGAACAACGAAGCAGAGCGCCTGTACGCTCTGCTTGACGGCTTGGCTCTGCACGCGCTGCTGGAGCCCGGCCGCCTCGACAGGGAGCGGATCCTCCGCGTGCTGCACAGCCACATGGATTCTATCTGCAGGGAATAA
- a CDS encoding RICIN domain-containing protein — MMRRRKWAALFMTLALLITLFPAGKAADAAASWNLVWSDEFNGTSLNTADWTAEIGTGSSGWGNNELQYYTNRSQNLQVTGGNLVITAQKESYNGSSYTSARIKTQGKKSFTYGKIEARMKLPSGQGIWPAFWMLGSNLDTVSWPKSGEIDIMERVNNNAYVNGTVHWDANGHAEYGKVSGNLDFSQYHVYSVEWDAKYIRWYVDGSLFNEFYIENNTGNTEEFQKPFFLLLNLAVGGNWPGSPNASTAFPAQMSVDYVRVYQAASASSIISGGVYTFASKASGKVMDVVEVSTAAGAKIQQWTKYTAANQQFRVDSTGDGYYKLTAVHSGKVLDVPNSSTATGVQLQQWTDNGTDAQKWRIVDVGGGYYKLISKVSGLAVDVSGSSTADGAAVQQWTDNGTDAQKWALTKVN; from the coding sequence ATGATGCGTAGAAGGAAATGGGCAGCGCTGTTTATGACTCTGGCACTTCTGATTACATTATTTCCGGCAGGAAAGGCGGCTGATGCCGCCGCAAGCTGGAATCTGGTGTGGAGCGATGAATTCAACGGAACATCGCTCAATACGGCGGACTGGACAGCTGAGATCGGTACCGGCAGCAGCGGCTGGGGGAATAACGAGCTGCAGTATTATACGAACCGTTCGCAGAACCTGCAGGTAACAGGCGGCAATCTCGTTATTACCGCCCAGAAGGAATCGTATAACGGCAGCAGCTATACCTCTGCCCGTATTAAGACGCAAGGCAAGAAGAGCTTCACTTACGGTAAAATTGAAGCCCGGATGAAGCTGCCTTCAGGCCAGGGCATATGGCCGGCCTTCTGGATGCTTGGCTCCAATCTGGATACGGTAAGCTGGCCGAAAAGCGGCGAGATCGACATTATGGAGCGGGTGAATAATAACGCTTATGTAAACGGCACCGTTCATTGGGATGCAAACGGCCATGCCGAGTATGGCAAGGTATCCGGAAATCTCGACTTCTCGCAGTATCATGTGTACAGCGTCGAGTGGGATGCCAAATACATCAGATGGTACGTGGACGGCAGCCTGTTTAATGAATTTTACATTGAAAATAATACCGGGAACACTGAGGAGTTCCAGAAGCCGTTCTTCCTGCTGCTGAATCTTGCGGTAGGCGGCAACTGGCCGGGCAGCCCGAATGCCTCGACTGCCTTCCCGGCACAGATGTCGGTGGATTATGTGCGGGTCTATCAGGCAGCTTCGGCATCAAGCATTATCAGCGGGGGCGTGTATACCTTTGCCTCGAAGGCAAGCGGTAAGGTCATGGATGTGGTAGAGGTATCAACAGCAGCCGGCGCCAAGATCCAGCAATGGACTAAATATACTGCCGCTAACCAGCAGTTCAGGGTAGACAGCACAGGTGACGGATACTATAAACTCACTGCAGTACACAGCGGCAAGGTACTCGATGTTCCGAACTCCTCCACTGCTACGGGAGTTCAGCTGCAGCAGTGGACCGATAACGGGACGGATGCGCAGAAATGGCGGATTGTCGATGTTGGCGGAGGCTACTATAAGCTGATTTCCAAGGTGAGCGGCCTGGCAGTGGATGTATCCGGCTCTTCTACGGCCGATGGTGCGGCAGTGCAGCAGTGGACCGATAACGGAACGGATGCGCAGAAATGGGCCTTGACCAAGGTGAACTGA